GCTTTGTTGGTGCAGCATTATCCCCGAGGTGGTAAGGCCCTACGGGGTGCCTTCAGTCGGTTTCAGCCCCAGGATACGGTGGCCTGGTTTCGGCGGCATGGGGTCACGTTGAAGCGGGAGGTGGATGGACGCATGTTTCCCACCACCGATTCTTCGGAGACGATTGTAGATTGCTTGATGCAGACAGCGCAGCGGTTAGGCGTTCGGGTACAGTTAGCCACACCGGTGGTCTCTGTCACCCGCCTGTCGCCAGGGTTTCGGTTGACCTTAAAATCCGGTGCCGTTGCCGACTGCGATCGCATCCTTCTGGCCACGGGCAGCAGTCCTCAAGGGCATCGCCTTGCCGCTAGTCTGGGCCATACCATCGAGCCGCCGGTGCCCTCATTGTTTACCTTTACCATTCGGGATGCTGCGCTACGCAGTCTTGCAGGCGTGGCGGTTGAAACGGCTGATCTAGATCTCCAGATCCCGTCTGCCAAGCCCCTACGTCAATCGGGGCCGTTGCTGATTACCCACTGGGGCATGAGCGGCCCAGCCATTCTCAAGCTGTCTGCCTGGGGAGCGCGATCGCTCCATGATGGTCACTACCAGGCCCAGCTTCGCGTCAATTGGTTACCCGGTTCTAACCTAGAGCACATGCGATCGCTGCTGCTGACGGTGAAATCAGAGCACCCAAAACGGGCGATCGCCAATCATTGTCCCGTAGCTTTACCCCGACGGCTATGGCAGTATCTGGTGGAGCGATCGCAGATCACGCCCGAACGCCGATGGGCAGATCTATCCAAAGCAGAAGCGCTGCACCTTGCTCAGGAACTCACCCAAGGGCACTATGCGATCGCAGGTAAGGGTGTCTTTAAAGATGAATTTGTCACCTGCGGCGGTGTACGCCTGCGAGAGGTGACGTTTAAAACCATGGAAAGCCGCCAGTGTGAAGGGTTATTTCTGGCAGGCGAAGTTTTGGATATTGATGGCGTTACCGGCGGATTTAACTTCCAAAGCGCTTGGACAACCGCATGGATTGCCGGACAGGCGATCGCCT
This portion of the Candidatus Obscuribacterales bacterium genome encodes:
- a CDS encoding NAD(P)/FAD-dependent oxidoreductase; its protein translation is MRVIVVGGGAAGFFGAIAAAQANPQAQVTILEAGQQPLSKVRISGGGRCNVTHACFDPALLVQHYPRGGKALRGAFSRFQPQDTVAWFRRHGVTLKREVDGRMFPTTDSSETIVDCLMQTAQRLGVRVQLATPVVSVTRLSPGFRLTLKSGAVADCDRILLATGSSPQGHRLAASLGHTIEPPVPSLFTFTIRDAALRSLAGVAVETADLDLQIPSAKPLRQSGPLLITHWGMSGPAILKLSAWGARSLHDGHYQAQLRVNWLPGSNLEHMRSLLLTVKSEHPKRAIANHCPVALPRRLWQYLVERSQITPERRWADLSKAEALHLAQELTQGHYAIAGKGVFKDEFVTCGGVRLREVTFKTMESRQCEGLFLAGEVLDIDGVTGGFNFQSAWTTAWIAGQAIACP